TCATGAAATAATGGAAGAGAATAATTGCCAGCATGGAGAACCCACGGGCATAGTCAACGTAGGCAATTCGACGAGATGCGCCAGCTCTTGTGCTCATGCTTTTCTCCAGGTCTCAGTACTCATCACATCAGTGCCTTCTCGTTTGATTTTGGGACGCAAAGCATCTCATACAATACGCCAAAATTCCTGCCCTGTCTTGCCCCACACAAAAAGCCCCTCACCACGTGGTGAAGGGCTTCCTTGAGGGGATGTGTGCTTTTTTTCGAAAATCCGTGTCTACAGGCGAATCACCTTACCGGGAGCAGTGTCGCGCTGCTCGCCGTTTTCGACAACATGTTCTCCGTTTATCAGCACGTGACTAATGCCAACAGGGTACTGGCACGGGTCAGTAAATGTTCCTTTGTCTTCGATGGTATCAGGATCAAAGACAACAATATCTGCAAAGTTGCCAGGTGCCAGCACACCGCGACCTTCAAAAGAGAAGACCGAAGCCGTGCGACCTGTCATCTTGTGGACAGCATCTTCGAGTGAAAGAGCCTTTCGCTCACGAACGTAGCGGCCAAGGACTCTGGGGAATGCGCCAAAGACACGAGGATGCGGTTTGCCACCAAGCAGACCGTCTGTGCAGACGTTCATTTCAGGACGACGCATGAACCCTTCCACGTGCTCTTCCAGACCATAGAAATCAACCATACCAACAGCGTTGTCTTCCTGAAGCAGCAGGTCGAATGTCGCTTCGTACGGGTCCTTGCCTCGCAGTTCACCAAGTTCAACAAGGTTCTTGCCGATGCAGTCCTGATTACGTTCGCTCTTCACGTCAGTCACAAAAATGCCATCAAGGCCAGCAAACTGAACAAAGTTGTCCCAGCCCTGAATGCCCTTTTCGATGTCCTGAACCATGCGACGGCGTGCGTCCCTGTCACCAAGGCGTTCCAGCAGGCGGTCAGTACCACCATCATGTGCCCACGGAGGAAGGATAACACCAAGCATGGTGGAGCCTGCAACGTAAGGATACTGGTCAAAGGACACCCGAATGCCCTCTTCCTTGCACTTGTCGAGCAGAGCCAAAACTTTTTCATACTTGTCTGCGTTGTTTTTGCCGCAGACCTTAAAGTGGGAAAAATGAACCTTTACGCCGGACTCGCGGCCCATCGTAATAACTTCTTCCATTGACTCCAGAATGGTATCAGCCTCACTCCGCTGATGAATGACCAGCGGGCGGTCAAACTCCGCAGCAGCTTTGCACAGTGCGATCATTTCGCGGGTGTCACTGTATGCGCAGGGCATGTAAATCAGCCCTGTAGACAGGCCAGCACCACCAGCTTCGAGATCACGGCGCAAAACGTCCTGCATGCGTTTCAGGTCGTCGTCAGTTCCCTTGACGTTATCAAGGCCTAAAACTTCCATACGAACGTTTCCATGGGGGACAAGGTACGCTTCGTTTGGCGTACTGCCGTTTTTCTCCAGCAAAGACAGATAGCCGTCAGTGGTCTCATAGCTCCAGTCCAGCTCTTCAACGTCGCCGTCCAGACCAGCAAGATTCTTGCGCCACGGGCTTTCGTATTCACGAGGCATGGGGGCAGCTGAAATGCCGTCCTGCCCCAAAAGTTCTGTTGTGACGCCCTGCCGCACCTTTGCCGGAACTGTTTTGTCCCGGAAAAGAAGCAAATCTGAGTGGCTGTGTGAGTCAATAAAGCCGGGGCATACAACCTGCCCCTTGGCATCAATCACAGAATCAAAATTCCCTTCAACCGTATCACCGTGAATCACATCCAGAATGCGTTCGCCTTCTGTCAGCACACAACCCTGAAATGCCGGAGCACCAGTTCCGTCAATGACCTGTGCGTTTTTGATAAGCGTCTTCATTTTTACTACTCCTTGGGATTGCAGCTTTTTCGGGCAGTCCCAGACTCAGACAAGAGCGTGGAAATTTGATGTCCCGACAGCCGGGACAGGGAATGGAAGGGAAGCGAACGCCTCCCCTCCTGAGTGTTTTTTATTCTTCTGCGGCGGCAGCGCGTTCGTGCTCTTCCGTAATAGCCAGAGGAGCAGGTTCAACGCCGAGTGCGATTTCAATTTTGGAGATAACAAAGAAGGAAACCGTACTCACTGCGGCACCGAAGATGATTGCCATGATGCCCCAAGGCTCACCAGCCTGCTGCCATGCAACGGCAGCAATGGAGCCAAGGATGATGGAGAACAATCCTGCGTGAGCGGTTGCAGGCTTGTAGATCAGGCCAAAGACAAAGGCGGCAAAGGGACCTGCTGCGCGCATGGTGAATGCGAGGATAAGCAGAGAAATGATTGAGTAATTGCCAAGCGCGATGCCGATGGAACATGCACCGACAAACAGGATGGCTCCCTTACTCCACGCCATAAGGTCTTTGTCTGTTGCGCTGGGGCGCATATACCGCTGGAACACGTCTTTTGTGAACAGGGTCGACACGGCCAGCATGTTACCAGAGGCACTGGACATGGTCGCAGCAACAACCGAGGCCAGAACAACACCAGCGATCAGAGTCGGAGCAAAGTTCTGTGCAGCCATTGGCAGTGCGCTGTTGGGGTCAATATTCGGGAAATGAGCAAGAGCAACCAGGCCAATGACTGCGGGAATAAAACCGTACAGAGCCATCAGGCAGGAGCACATGAAGGATCCTGTTTTGGCAACTTTTGCGTTACGCGCTGCAAAGTAGCGCTGGACAGCTTCCTGACCAGTCGAGAAGGTCATGAAGTACATGAGAATGAGGCCAAAGATGGTTTTCCAGCCAACATTGTCCAGGCTCATCTGGTGAGCAGGCAAGGTGTTGACGAGATGACTCCATCCCCCAGCATTGTGCAGAATGATGGGCATGGCGATCGCCATACCAACGGTAATGACGAGAATGTGTACAATATCGGTGAACGCAACGGAAACAAGGCCACCCATGAGGGTATAGGCCGTAATCACACAGCCAGCGATGATGATAACCATCGTCAGATCCATGCCTGTCACAACGTGAATAATAGAAGACGTTGCAATGACCTGTGCAGCGGTCGCAAAGAACAGGGCTGTGATGGACAAAAAGGTTGTGATGATGTGCGATGCGCGGCCATAGCGTCGAGCCAGAATTTCCGGGACGGTGGTCGCCATCGATTTACGAAGGTACGGGGCAACAAAAGACACAAGGAAGATACCAATACCGGCACTTACAACATACCAGCCAGCAGAGAATCCCCACTCACCATAGGCTTTGGACGCGACGCCGAGGGTACTGCCGCCACCGATTTCGGCAGCGGCAAGAGTCCCTGCCATCATGAAGGGTCCGAGCTGACGACCCGCAAGCAAAAAGTCCTCTGACTCACGAATCTTCCGTTTGGCAACCCAAAGTCCAATTCCGACCATGACTGCCATGTAGGCAATAATGACGTAAAAAGTACTTGTCATGGCAGGTCCTCCCCTATTTCAGCAAAGAAGTGCTAATTGCAGTGTATCCCGCGACGGCCTTGTAGAGCTGGTCCAGTTCGATGTACTCGTCATCCGTGTGGGCAAGCGTCTCAAGGGATGGGCCAAAGCCAAATGTTTTGATGCCTGCCTCACCGGCGTAGTGGCTGCCGTTGGTGCAGAAAGCATAATGATCAATCTTCGGGGCCAGTCCAATTTCGTGCAGGCCTGCAAGAGTCTTCTGAATAAAGTCTTCGGACTCGTCATAACGCCATGCAGGGAAGAAGCGCTCGGCGCTAATGGTTTCTCCGGTGTGGCAAGGAGCGGAATCAACAGCAAGGCTCACCTTGGCGCTAAACTCGCTATCCTCTGCGCTCAGCTCGTCGATAACCTTCTGAATGGGAGCAAGAATGCTTTCCTTGGTCTCACCCACCAGGAGGCGGCGGTCATAGGTCACGCGGCAGCCAGAAGGAACAACAGATGCACCCGGGTATGGTGCAGACTTGATGTCGGTCAGCACGTTTGTGCCAAGCCCCAGCACGTCCTGCTTGG
The window above is part of the Desulfobaculum bizertense DSM 18034 genome. Proteins encoded here:
- a CDS encoding N-acyl-D-amino-acid deacylase family protein — encoded protein: MKTLIKNAQVIDGTGAPAFQGCVLTEGERILDVIHGDTVEGNFDSVIDAKGQVVCPGFIDSHSHSDLLLFRDKTVPAKVRQGVTTELLGQDGISAAPMPREYESPWRKNLAGLDGDVEELDWSYETTDGYLSLLEKNGSTPNEAYLVPHGNVRMEVLGLDNVKGTDDDLKRMQDVLRRDLEAGGAGLSTGLIYMPCAYSDTREMIALCKAAAEFDRPLVIHQRSEADTILESMEEVITMGRESGVKVHFSHFKVCGKNNADKYEKVLALLDKCKEEGIRVSFDQYPYVAGSTMLGVILPPWAHDGGTDRLLERLGDRDARRRMVQDIEKGIQGWDNFVQFAGLDGIFVTDVKSERNQDCIGKNLVELGELRGKDPYEATFDLLLQEDNAVGMVDFYGLEEHVEGFMRRPEMNVCTDGLLGGKPHPRVFGAFPRVLGRYVRERKALSLEDAVHKMTGRTASVFSFEGRGVLAPGNFADIVVFDPDTIEDKGTFTDPCQYPVGISHVLINGEHVVENGEQRDTAPGKVIRL
- a CDS encoding sodium:solute symporter family protein, producing MTSTFYVIIAYMAVMVGIGLWVAKRKIRESEDFLLAGRQLGPFMMAGTLAAAEIGGGSTLGVASKAYGEWGFSAGWYVVSAGIGIFLVSFVAPYLRKSMATTVPEILARRYGRASHIITTFLSITALFFATAAQVIATSSIIHVVTGMDLTMVIIIAGCVITAYTLMGGLVSVAFTDIVHILVITVGMAIAMPIILHNAGGWSHLVNTLPAHQMSLDNVGWKTIFGLILMYFMTFSTGQEAVQRYFAARNAKVAKTGSFMCSCLMALYGFIPAVIGLVALAHFPNIDPNSALPMAAQNFAPTLIAGVVLASVVAATMSSASGNMLAVSTLFTKDVFQRYMRPSATDKDLMAWSKGAILFVGACSIGIALGNYSIISLLILAFTMRAAGPFAAFVFGLIYKPATAHAGLFSIILGSIAAVAWQQAGEPWGIMAIIFGAAVSTVSFFVISKIEIALGVEPAPLAITEEHERAAAAEE